The nucleotide window GTAGACGGAGTAAAGGGCCTTTATCACAACATAAAAAATCGTGTCAAAAGAGTACAACAAAAACAAGAAATATTACCACCAACAGGAAGTATGTCTATAAGTAGAGACAATAATCAGGAAAAAAGTATACTAACAAAAAAACAAGCAATGGGAGCAAGAATAATATCAGCCACTTTCGAACTACCAGAAAATCCAATACAAAGAAAACCACATTCATTGCTCATACATAAAAGAGTAAAACATCCAATTACAGTTAATACTAAGAGAATTGTTGATCACAACGAAAACATTCTTGAGCACCTTGGCCTTGATCAAAATTAACAGAAAATCATTTACTTTAGATAATAACTAAAAAAACGGCAGGCTAACGCAGCCTGCCGTTTTTTTAGTTATTATTCGATATAATTCATTATAGAATCACTTGCCACTTGGCCAAAGAGCTATGACAAAACAGAATATATCACTCCCATTCAAGTGAACTTGCCGACTGATACTCTGTAACTCGAGTTTCAAAAAAGTTCTTTTCTTTGTTTAGATCAGTTGCCTGAGACATCCATGGTAATGGATTTTCTTTGCCATATACCTTTGGCAAATCAATACGCTCCAAACGACGATCCGCAATATATTCTACATAATTAGCAAATTGTTGCGCATTGATACCAAGCACCCCTTTTGGACAAGCATCAAATGCATACTGCTTTTCCAAAATGACAGATTTCTTAATCAAGTGTACAATCTCTTGTTGAAAATCAACAGTCCAAATTTCTGGATTTTCGGCTTTAATAGTATTTATTAAATCACACCCAAATGCTAAGTGAATACTCTCATCTCGCATGATATACTCAAATTGCTCTCCGACACCAACCAATTTATTTTGACGCTTTAATGCAAGCATCATAGCAAAGCCAGCATAAAAGAAAATACCCTCCATGATGACGTAATAACCAATTAAATCATGCACAAACTTTTGTATGTTATCTAGTGTGTCTGTAGTGAATGTTGGATCAAACAACGATGTTGTTAATGCAACAACAAAATCATCTTTTTCTTTAATCGATGGTATTGTTTCATACATGGTATAAATTTCATCTGGATCCAACCCGAATGAATCGCAACAATAAATAAATGTGTCGGTATGTACCGCTTCTTCATATGCTTGACGCAATAAATACTGACGACACTCCGGATTGGTTACATGCTTATATACAGCAAGTACCAAATTATTTGCAGTTAGCGATTCTGCTGTTGAGAAAAAACCCATGTTCCATAATACCATACGACGTTCTGATTCACTCAACACATTATTTGATTTCCATTGCTCAATATCTTTTTGCATAGAAACTTCTTCTGGTGTCCAGTTATTTGCCACACCATTTTTATAATGTTGACGCGCCCACAAATAGCGCATTGGTAAAATTTTATTTGGATCTACAGTTGAATTATTAATAATTCCTTGTTTTGTCATTATTGCTTCCTCATTATTGACAGACATCACATTCTTGATTTTCAATACTGCACGCCTGAACACCTTCAGTAATATCATCATCACTATCAAGTTCACCTCCGACAGAATCACTCAATACTGATGCATTACCGGTGACCATCGTTACCGAAGCAGCCGCTCGTTCGATATCAACAGTCATACCATTCTGACTCACGCGCACGTCAACCGCTTCGCCAACGACACTACTAAAACTATTTCTAGTACCATCATTTTCCACTGTAGTTATATGAGTTCTTTGCATCTTTTTTACACTTGCATCTAAAGTGGTGGTAGTAGTTGTATACTCCCGTTTTTGCGTAAAGCCAAATTTTTTAGCATCAAGTGTCGATTTTTCAATCTGACTTGCACCAAGTGTACGTAAATAATAGGTAGTTTTAAGACCTTTTTTCCACGCACGAATGTAGATATCATGTAATTTTTTACCCGATACACCTCTCATGAATACATTGTGCGATTGGCTTTGGTCTAACCAACGGCCACGTGCTGCAGAAATATCAATCATCCACTCTGGATCAAGCTCAAATGATTCTTTATATTTATGTTTAATATGATCAGGAATACTCTCAATCATCTGCACACTACCATCATAATATTTGAGTTGATCAAGCATATCTCGATTCCACAAATTAAGATTTTTAAGATCTTCTATTAAATATTTATTAACAACAGTAAACTCACCACTCATATTCGCCTTAACATACAGATTTTTGTAAATTGGCTCTATACATGGAAAACAACCAGAAATATTGGCAATAGTCGCTGTTGGTGCAATAGCCATACAGTTAGCGTTGCGCATGCCATACTGTTTGATATGATCACGGACAACATCCCAATCCAAACGCTCGTCTCGTGGCACATCTATATACGTACCACGCTCTTGCTCAAGTAATGCAATAGTATCATTAGGTAAAATACCACGATCCCATTTGGAACCTTTATATGATTGATATGAGCCACGCTCTCTTGCCAATTGAGATGAGGCTAAAATTGCATAGTACGATATTTTCTCTGAAACTTCATCAGCAAACTGTAATGCTTGTAGCGAATCAAACGTAATATCAAGTTTATATAATGCATCTTGCAAACCCATTTGCCCCAATCCAACAGGACGATGTTTAAAGTTTGCATTTTCTGCTTCTTTAGTTGGATAAAAATTAATATCAATTACATTATCAAGCATACGCATTGCTGTTGTTACTGTTTTTGCAAGCATTATATCATCTAATTTGCCATCGATAATGTGTAAGCCTAAGTTTACTGATCCTAAGTTACATACGGCAGTTTCATCTGCTGATGTATTAAGCGTAATTTCTGTACATAAATTAGAACTATGCACTACCCCAACATGGTCTTGTGGTGAACGAACATTACATGGATCTTTAAACGTAAGCCACGGATGCCCTGTTTCAAATAATCTACTGAGCATTTTTCGCCACAATTTTTTTGCATCAATCACTTTAAAAAGTTCAATCTCACCATTTTGTGTTTTTTGTTCATACTCTGTATATCTTTTTTCAAATGCTTTACCATAAATATGATGCAAATCTGGTACATCGTGCGGTGAAAAGAGTGTCCATGTACCACCTTCAATAACCCGCCTGATAAATAAATCAGGAATCCAGTTTGCGGTGTTAATATCATGTGTACGGCGTCGTTCGTCACCAGTATTTCGTCGTAAATCAAGAAAATCTTCAACTTCTAAATGCCACGTCTCCAAATATACTACAGCTGCAGAACGCCGCTTACCACTTCTATTAATTGCTGCTGTTGTATCATTAGCAATACGCAAAAAAGGAATTACTCCTTGGCTTTCCACCTTGATACTTTCTATATTTGCACCAACAGCACGAATATTTGTCCAATCATTTGATAACCCACCAGACCACTTTGAAAGCTGTGCATTATCACCAATACATTTAAAAATATGCTTTAAATCATCTTCTACTGTTGTTAAATAGCATGAGCTGAGTTGTGGCCGCTTAAGTGCTGCATGTAACAAGGTTGGCGTACTTGGTACATAACGCATAGTAGACATCAAATTATAAAATTCGATAGTTTTTTCTATTTTGTTTTTCTCTTGTAAACAAAGCCCCATGGCAACACGCATCCAAAAAATTTGCGGCAATTCAAGATACGTGTCCTCATATTTTACAAAATAGCGCTCATATAGCGTTCGCAAGCCCATATATTCAAAAAGTTCATCGCGCTCAATACACAGATTGTCTGCCAATATTTCTATATCAAACTCTTTCAAACGTTGATCAAACAAATTATACTGTAACCCTTTGTTAATCGCATTAATAAATGCTTTCTTATACTCTTGCTTATAGTTACAACGTGTAATAGAAAAACGAGTAACTTCCTTGAAAAGTTTTTTGCGCAAGCAACGTGTTGCTACATAACCATATGCTGGATCCCGTTCAATAAATGCAGTAGCAGCAAGAAAAAGGGCTTGATTTAATTCTGTAGGCGTAATGCCATCGTAAATAGTGCGAGACATCTCTTTTATAATTAAATTAATAGAAACTGCATCCTCATAGCCACGTGATGCCCACACAACCGATTCCCGCATACGTACCGGATCAAATGGCACACGAGTTTTATCCTGAAGGGTAACATGCAATGCATCGGTTAATGTACTAAAAATAGGATGCTGCCCTGTTAATCCATACTTGCTTTGCTGCGTTCTGTCCATTACTCTTCCTTTCCATTTATGATTAATAAAAGTCGACACAAGCCCATAGCCATATCTCAGCGTCCTTTCTAGAACATGATATAGTTCTTCATCTCAAAACAATGCGCGTTTTGAGAGCATAAATAATTGTAAAATTATTACTAATATAAAAAAACGTATAAACTGATAGTGTATCACACTTTAGCGTGTTAAGTTTTGAGAATCAAATATTTTCTTAAATTTTTTTCTTCAAAATATATTCTTAAATTTTTATTTATCTAAGAGCTTTTTGTAATTCACCCTGTAATTTAAAAATAAGATGGACTCATCTTGGCAGTAACAGCATTGGCACTGGATTTATATCGAACATATCGAACGGGATAAATAGGAATAAGTAAATAAGACACAGTCTAATTCAAACTAAACATCTATCAGAAATTTTCTATATATTGACAAAACTTTCGCCTCATATGATAAACTGCTGATAATGTAAGTATTATATAGAATTCTATAAGGAGTGTATGATGAGTAAATTCTTGAAACCAAAATCAACCATCTTATTTATACTTCCCCCTCTTTTTTTTCTGTTTCAGACCAAAGCTCGTTTTATTGAAATACAGAATGAGAAACAATTTAATAAAGACGTAATGGAAAACAAACAGCCAACACTTGTTCAGTTTTCTGCCGATTGGTGCGGTGTATGCCAAACGGTGAAAAAACCTTTCGAAAGTGTAGCTAAAGATCCCGATTTCAAGAATGTTACCTTTGCGCGAGTAAATATAGACAAAAACATGAGCTTAAGTAAAAAACACGAAATTACGGGCGTACCAACTTTTTTATATATCAATAAAGGCAAAAAAATTAAAAATGAAATTGGGGTAAAAAATATTGATCAATTTCAAGATTCATTACGCTCAACAGTACGTACTACATTCAACCTTACACAAGTTGATGTTGCACAGAGCATGGATGATATGATGCAAAGTGAAGAAATGCCTCAAGCAGAAAACATGATGCAAGAATCTCAAGAACAAATGCCTCAAGAAATGGATGATGATATGTATGAGATGGCCGATGAAACAATGAGTGAGCCAAAAGAAGAACAAGAAGAAGTTGGTATTATAGAACAAATGCAAGATACCGTGAAAGATGTGCAAGAAACAACAGAAGAAGCAAATGGCTTTGTTAACTCGATTAAAAATATAATCATGGGTATTATTAATGCTATTACGGGATCAATAAAAGCAATAATTGAGATTATAAAGGGACTATTTGGTCGCTAACCAACAATGGGTCGTGGTTTATATAAATACGATGGCTGTGCGCGCTGAGCAAAGGCACGTACACCATTTTTTGTCTCTTGTATAAGTTGTGAAAAAGATGTACAAGTATTCGTATCTTGGCTAAATAGTGTTCGTACCTTTTTGATACCAATGGCCTTATCAAATTCACGAGAAAAATGTATTGTCACACCATTGTTTTTGAAAAATTGAATTACGGAAATAAAAACATCAAAAGAGCGTACTCTGTTAATATCCGGTATGGAAAGACGCAGGCCACTGTAATGCTTTTTTTTACGTGAGCTAAAATAACGATAAAATGTTGAATCAATACCAGATCTTTTTAATTGTGTACTTAGGATCTCCCATTTTTCTTGCCCAAAGGCAAGTTCATCGTCAAGTAAAATGCACTGAAACGCTTTATCAGTT belongs to Candidatus Dependentiae bacterium and includes:
- a CDS encoding ribonucleotide-diphosphate reductase subunit beta, producing MTKQGIINNSTVDPNKILPMRYLWARQHYKNGVANNWTPEEVSMQKDIEQWKSNNVLSESERRMVLWNMGFFSTAESLTANNLVLAVYKHVTNPECRQYLLRQAYEEAVHTDTFIYCCDSFGLDPDEIYTMYETIPSIKEKDDFVVALTTSLFDPTFTTDTLDNIQKFVHDLIGYYVIMEGIFFYAGFAMMLALKRQNKLVGVGEQFEYIMRDESIHLAFGCDLINTIKAENPEIWTVDFQQEIVHLIKKSVILEKQYAFDACPKGVLGINAQQFANYVEYIADRRLERIDLPKVYGKENPLPWMSQATDLNKEKNFFETRVTEYQSASSLEWE
- a CDS encoding ribonucleoside-diphosphate reductase subunit alpha, which codes for MDRTQQSKYGLTGQHPIFSTLTDALHVTLQDKTRVPFDPVRMRESVVWASRGYEDAVSINLIIKEMSRTIYDGITPTELNQALFLAATAFIERDPAYGYVATRCLRKKLFKEVTRFSITRCNYKQEYKKAFINAINKGLQYNLFDQRLKEFDIEILADNLCIERDELFEYMGLRTLYERYFVKYEDTYLELPQIFWMRVAMGLCLQEKNKIEKTIEFYNLMSTMRYVPSTPTLLHAALKRPQLSSCYLTTVEDDLKHIFKCIGDNAQLSKWSGGLSNDWTNIRAVGANIESIKVESQGVIPFLRIANDTTAAINRSGKRRSAAVVYLETWHLEVEDFLDLRRNTGDERRRTHDINTANWIPDLFIRRVIEGGTWTLFSPHDVPDLHHIYGKAFEKRYTEYEQKTQNGEIELFKVIDAKKLWRKMLSRLFETGHPWLTFKDPCNVRSPQDHVGVVHSSNLCTEITLNTSADETAVCNLGSVNLGLHIIDGKLDDIMLAKTVTTAMRMLDNVIDINFYPTKEAENANFKHRPVGLGQMGLQDALYKLDITFDSLQALQFADEVSEKISYYAILASSQLARERGSYQSYKGSKWDRGILPNDTIALLEQERGTYIDVPRDERLDWDVVRDHIKQYGMRNANCMAIAPTATIANISGCFPCIEPIYKNLYVKANMSGEFTVVNKYLIEDLKNLNLWNRDMLDQLKYYDGSVQMIESIPDHIKHKYKESFELDPEWMIDISAARGRWLDQSQSHNVFMRGVSGKKLHDIYIRAWKKGLKTTYYLRTLGASQIEKSTLDAKKFGFTQKREYTTTTTTLDASVKKMQRTHITTVENDGTRNSFSSVVGEAVDVRVSQNGMTVDIERAAASVTMVTGNASVLSDSVGGELDSDDDITEGVQACSIENQECDVCQ
- a CDS encoding thioredoxin fold domain-containing protein codes for the protein MSKFLKPKSTILFILPPLFFLFQTKARFIEIQNEKQFNKDVMENKQPTLVQFSADWCGVCQTVKKPFESVAKDPDFKNVTFARVNIDKNMSLSKKHEITGVPTFLYINKGKKIKNEIGVKNIDQFQDSLRSTVRTTFNLTQVDVAQSMDDMMQSEEMPQAENMMQESQEQMPQEMDDDMYEMADETMSEPKEEQEEVGIIEQMQDTVKDVQETTEEANGFVNSIKNIIMGIINAITGSIKAIIEIIKGLFGR